The following coding sequences lie in one Isoptericola variabilis 225 genomic window:
- a CDS encoding Lrp/AsnC family transcriptional regulator, whose product MVVEHDGTERRAALDDVDRALVQALREDGRATLATLAGVTGLSQSAVQARVRKLEARGVIAGYRAVVDPEAVGLPITAFVEITPLDQSQADDAPDRLRDVPGIEACYSVAGDANYLLLVRVPSPSALEDLLGLIRREASVSTRSTIVLRTYFDGRPVSP is encoded by the coding sequence ATGGTCGTGGAGCACGACGGCACGGAGCGACGCGCGGCCCTCGACGACGTCGACCGTGCGCTGGTGCAGGCGCTGCGCGAGGACGGGAGGGCCACGCTCGCCACGCTCGCGGGCGTGACGGGGCTGTCCCAGTCCGCGGTGCAGGCGCGGGTGCGCAAGCTGGAGGCGCGCGGGGTCATCGCGGGCTACCGCGCGGTCGTCGACCCCGAGGCGGTCGGGCTGCCCATCACGGCGTTCGTCGAGATCACGCCGCTCGACCAGTCGCAGGCCGACGACGCGCCCGACCGCCTGCGCGACGTGCCCGGCATCGAGGCGTGCTACTCGGTCGCGGGCGACGCCAACTACCTGCTCCTCGTCCGCGTGCCCTCGCCGAGCGCGCTCGAGGACCTGCTCGGGCTCATCCGCCGCGAGGCGAGCGTCTCGACGAGGTCGACCATCGTGCTGCGCACGTACTTCGACGGGCGGCCGGTCAGCCCCTGA
- a CDS encoding ABC-F family ATP-binding cassette domain-containing protein, with product MAHLLGADGISLTIGTRTLLDDVSLGLDDGDRVGVVGPNGAGKSTLLRLLAGTAVPDGGRVTRVGGSRLGMLDQRDVSPPGATIRDLVHGDDATHAWASDARIRDVHAGLLSDLDLDQPATTLSGGQRRRVALAALLVEDPDVLLLDEPTNHLDVEGVAWLADHLKQRYGRPGATGALVVVTHDRWFLDEVCTRMWEVRGDGTGAVDGYEGGYAAYVLARAERNRQAAAAAEKRDNLLRKELAWLRRGAPARTSKPKFRLDAAAALIADEPPPRDSVELTRMAARRLGKDVLDLEDVTVTVPGRTLLDGVTWRLGPGDRFGVVGVNGAGKTTLLALLAGRREPDAGRVRRGKTVHVAELTQDVGELDDVGHLTAVQVVDREKRTVVVGGKELTAGQLTERLGFTRERAHTPVRDLSGGERRRLQLLRLLVSEPNVLLLDEPTNDLDTDTLAAVEDLLDGWPGTLVVVSHDRYLLERVCDRQWALLGDGTIRDLPGGVEQYLELRRSGSGPASAGTTSSRGDRSAARSAGAPARHSQPRDEALPADASASAVGSAAPAAAAPSAAEARAAKKAIARIERRLERIAQEEAELHEKIAADPTAYEEVARLDARLQELAAEKEGLELEWLEAAEAAG from the coding sequence GTGGCACATCTCCTCGGCGCGGACGGCATCTCGCTGACCATCGGCACGCGCACGCTGCTCGACGACGTCTCGCTCGGTCTCGACGACGGCGACCGCGTGGGCGTCGTGGGGCCGAACGGCGCGGGCAAGTCGACGCTGCTGCGGCTGCTCGCCGGCACGGCCGTGCCCGACGGCGGACGGGTCACCCGGGTGGGCGGCTCGCGTCTCGGCATGCTCGACCAGCGCGACGTGTCCCCGCCCGGCGCGACGATCCGCGACCTCGTGCACGGCGACGACGCGACGCACGCGTGGGCGTCGGACGCGCGCATCCGCGACGTGCACGCCGGCCTGCTCTCCGACCTCGACCTCGACCAGCCCGCGACGACGCTCTCGGGCGGGCAGCGCCGTCGCGTGGCGCTCGCGGCCCTGCTCGTCGAGGACCCCGACGTCCTGCTGCTCGACGAGCCCACGAACCACCTCGACGTCGAGGGCGTCGCGTGGCTCGCGGACCACCTCAAGCAGCGGTACGGGCGGCCCGGCGCGACCGGCGCGCTCGTCGTCGTGACCCACGACCGGTGGTTCCTCGACGAGGTCTGCACCCGCATGTGGGAGGTGCGCGGCGACGGGACGGGCGCGGTCGACGGGTACGAGGGCGGCTACGCCGCGTACGTCCTCGCGCGCGCCGAGCGCAACCGGCAGGCCGCCGCGGCCGCCGAGAAGCGCGACAACCTGCTGCGCAAGGAGCTCGCGTGGCTGCGCCGCGGCGCGCCCGCACGGACGTCCAAGCCCAAGTTCCGGCTCGACGCCGCCGCCGCGCTCATCGCCGACGAGCCGCCTCCGCGCGACTCGGTCGAACTGACGCGGATGGCCGCGCGCCGGCTCGGCAAGGACGTGCTCGACCTCGAGGACGTCACCGTCACGGTGCCGGGCCGCACGCTGCTCGACGGCGTGACGTGGCGTCTCGGTCCCGGCGACCGGTTCGGCGTCGTCGGCGTCAACGGTGCGGGCAAGACGACGCTGCTCGCCCTGCTCGCCGGACGGCGCGAGCCCGACGCCGGTCGCGTGCGTCGCGGCAAGACCGTCCACGTCGCGGAGCTCACCCAGGACGTGGGCGAGCTCGACGACGTCGGGCACCTCACCGCGGTGCAGGTCGTCGACCGGGAGAAGCGCACGGTCGTCGTCGGCGGCAAGGAGCTCACCGCCGGCCAGCTCACCGAGCGTCTCGGCTTCACGCGCGAGCGCGCGCACACGCCCGTGCGCGACCTGTCCGGCGGCGAGCGCCGCCGCCTCCAGCTGCTGCGCCTGCTCGTGTCGGAGCCCAACGTGCTGCTGCTCGACGAGCCGACGAACGACCTCGACACCGACACGCTCGCCGCGGTCGAGGACCTGCTCGACGGATGGCCGGGGACGCTCGTCGTCGTCTCGCACGACCGGTACCTGCTCGAGCGCGTGTGCGACCGGCAGTGGGCGCTGCTCGGCGACGGGACGATCCGCGACCTGCCGGGCGGGGTCGAGCAGTACCTGGAGCTGCGTCGGTCGGGGTCGGGTCCGGCGTCTGCGGGGACGACCTCGTCGCGAGGCGACCGCTCGGCCGCTCGTTCCGCGGGCGCTCCCGCCAGACACAGCCAGCCTCGCGACGAGGCCCTCCCCGCAGACGCCTCTGCTTCCGCCGTCGGCTCTGCCGCTCCGGCCGCTGCCGCGCCGTCGGCGGCCGAGGCGCGGGCGGCGAAGAAGGCGATCGCCCGGATCGAGCGGCGGCTCGAGCGGATCGCGCAGGAGGAGGCCGAGCTGCACGAGAAGATCGCGGCCGACCCGACGGCGTACGAGGAGGTGGCCCGCCTCGACGCGCGGCTGCAGGAGCTCGCCGCGGAGAAGGAGGGGCTCGAGCTCGAGTGGCTCGAGGCGGCCGAGGCGGCCGGCTGA
- the lat gene encoding L-lysine 6-transaminase: MTETLSHAHAVTADGPVGAGDVLDVLRRHLLVDGFDLVLDLERSHGSTLVDARDGREWTDLFTFFASNPLGMNHPALAGDPAFREELARAALNKPSNSDVYSVEMARFVETFTRVLGDPALPHLFFVDGGALAVENALKVAFDWKSRWNEAHGRSPELGTKVLHLKHAFHGRSGYTMSLTNTEPGKVARFPKFDWPRITSPYLGHDADGAERDVAALEARALAEARAAFEAHPHDIACFVMEPIQGEGGDHHFRPEFLQAMQALCHEHDALFVLDEVQTGAGMTGTAWAYQQLGVQPDVVAFGKKMQVCGIMAGGRVDEIPDNVFRVSSRINSTWGGNLTDMVRSRRILEVYEAEGLIARAAEKGRHLLGLLEDLARAHPGVVTDPRGRGLMCAVSLPSREVRDAVVAGLRDDEGVLMLGCGERSVRFRPALTVDVETLESAVAALDRVLVRLGV, from the coding sequence ATGACCGAGACTCTTTCTCACGCGCACGCCGTCACCGCCGACGGCCCGGTCGGGGCCGGCGACGTCCTCGACGTGCTACGCCGCCACCTGCTCGTCGACGGCTTCGACCTCGTGCTCGACCTCGAGCGGTCGCACGGCTCGACGCTCGTCGACGCACGCGACGGCCGTGAGTGGACCGACCTGTTCACCTTCTTCGCCTCCAACCCCCTGGGCATGAACCACCCCGCGCTCGCCGGCGACCCGGCGTTCCGCGAGGAGCTCGCCCGCGCCGCGCTCAACAAGCCGTCCAACTCGGACGTGTACTCCGTCGAGATGGCGCGGTTCGTCGAGACGTTCACGCGCGTGCTCGGCGACCCGGCCCTGCCGCACCTGTTCTTCGTCGACGGCGGCGCGCTCGCCGTCGAGAACGCCCTCAAGGTCGCGTTCGACTGGAAGTCGCGGTGGAACGAGGCGCACGGGCGCTCGCCCGAGCTCGGCACGAAGGTCCTGCACCTCAAGCACGCGTTCCACGGCCGCTCGGGCTACACGATGTCGCTGACGAACACCGAGCCGGGCAAGGTCGCGCGCTTCCCCAAGTTCGACTGGCCGCGCATCACCTCGCCGTACCTGGGCCACGACGCCGACGGCGCCGAGCGCGACGTCGCCGCCCTCGAGGCCCGGGCGCTCGCCGAGGCCCGTGCCGCGTTCGAGGCGCACCCGCACGACATCGCCTGCTTCGTCATGGAGCCGATCCAGGGCGAGGGCGGCGACCACCACTTCCGGCCCGAGTTCCTCCAGGCCATGCAGGCCCTGTGCCACGAGCACGACGCCCTGTTCGTGCTCGACGAGGTCCAGACCGGCGCAGGCATGACCGGCACCGCGTGGGCGTACCAGCAGCTCGGCGTGCAGCCCGACGTCGTCGCGTTCGGCAAGAAGATGCAGGTCTGCGGCATCATGGCCGGCGGCCGCGTGGACGAGATCCCCGACAACGTCTTCCGCGTGTCCTCGCGCATCAACTCGACCTGGGGCGGCAACCTCACCGACATGGTGCGCTCGCGCCGCATCCTCGAGGTCTACGAGGCCGAGGGACTGATCGCGCGCGCGGCCGAGAAGGGCCGGCACCTGCTGGGGCTGCTCGAGGACCTCGCCCGGGCACACCCCGGCGTCGTCACGGACCCGCGCGGGCGCGGGCTCATGTGCGCGGTGTCGCTGCCGTCGCGCGAGGTCCGCGACGCCGTCGTCGCAGGCCTGCGCGACGACGAGGGCGTGCTCATGCTGGGCTGCGGCGAGCGCTCGGTGCGGTTCCGTCCGGCCCTGACCGTCGACGTCGAGACGCTGGAGAGCGCCGTCGCGGCGCTCGACCGCGTGCTGGTGCGGCTCGGCGTCTGA
- a CDS encoding MFS transporter, whose amino-acid sequence MTRAHLPRWFLLAALLAAALNLRAPLAALAPVVDDVATGLALSPAGAGLLTSVPVLCFALCTPVASTLVARVGPERAVGLALVAVLAGTVLRSAGSVPAALAGTAVLGVGIAVGNVAVPVVITRDFHHRAGSVTGAYTAVMNVGSTATTVLTVPLAAALGWQWALAGWGLMAVVALVVWVPAGRDLGAQHAAGTAPRVLPHDLVLEPEQRRAMRRLAAVLAVAFGAQAGGYYAMTAWLPEILQDRLGLGAAAAGGAAAPFQLCAVAGSLLVPIALARGRARRVAAAVSLLWLALPLGLLVAPGAWLVWICLAGAGQGAAFTVIFTVLAQRSPSVAAARRASAVVQTAGYAFAALAPTLVGALHGATHGWTVPLLAVTGLITAMTVALLTAARPPR is encoded by the coding sequence GTGACCCGCGCCCACCTGCCGCGGTGGTTCCTCCTCGCGGCGCTGCTCGCCGCCGCGCTGAACCTGCGCGCGCCGCTCGCCGCGCTCGCGCCGGTGGTGGACGACGTCGCGACCGGGCTCGCGCTGTCGCCCGCGGGTGCGGGGCTGCTCACCTCCGTGCCGGTGCTGTGCTTCGCGCTGTGCACGCCCGTGGCGTCGACGCTCGTGGCGCGGGTCGGGCCCGAGCGTGCCGTGGGCCTGGCGCTCGTCGCGGTCCTCGCCGGCACCGTGCTGCGCTCGGCCGGCAGCGTGCCCGCCGCACTGGCCGGCACGGCCGTGCTCGGCGTCGGGATCGCGGTCGGCAACGTGGCCGTGCCGGTCGTCATCACGCGCGACTTCCACCACCGCGCCGGGTCGGTGACCGGGGCGTACACGGCAGTGATGAACGTCGGCTCGACCGCCACGACGGTCCTCACGGTCCCGCTCGCGGCGGCGCTCGGCTGGCAGTGGGCGCTCGCAGGCTGGGGCCTCATGGCCGTCGTGGCGCTGGTCGTGTGGGTGCCTGCGGGCCGCGACCTCGGCGCGCAGCACGCGGCCGGGACCGCACCCCGGGTGCTGCCGCACGACCTCGTGCTCGAGCCCGAGCAGCGCCGCGCCATGCGGCGGCTCGCCGCCGTGCTCGCCGTGGCGTTCGGCGCTCAGGCCGGCGGCTACTACGCGATGACGGCCTGGCTCCCCGAGATCCTGCAGGACCGCCTCGGCCTCGGTGCGGCGGCGGCCGGCGGGGCCGCGGCACCGTTCCAGCTCTGCGCGGTCGCGGGCTCCCTGCTCGTGCCGATCGCGCTCGCCCGGGGGCGGGCCCGTCGCGTCGCAGCCGCCGTCTCGCTGCTGTGGCTCGCGCTGCCCCTCGGGCTGCTCGTCGCACCGGGGGCGTGGCTCGTGTGGATCTGCCTGGCCGGCGCCGGGCAGGGCGCGGCGTTCACCGTCATCTTCACCGTCCTGGCCCAGCGCAGCCCGAGCGTCGCCGCCGCGAGGCGAGCGTCCGCCGTCGTGCAGACCGCCGGCTACGCGTTCGCGGCGCTCGCTCCGACGCTCGTCGGGGCGCTGCACGGCGCGACGCACGGCTGGACCGTGCCGCTCCTGGCCGTGACGGGGCTGATCACCGCCATGACGGTCGCGCTGCTCACCGCCGCACGTCCGCCCCGCTGA
- a CDS encoding serine hydrolase, translating into MGVTGTHSDGIPVVAYQVARADGTVLASRGADEPFYAASTVKLAVLVAAARALESGRLALDRTVASRHTFTSQVPGAPDFRIEPDDLDEGMPPSGAPMRLAEVLERMVVVSSNEATNMVVDLVGLPEVNRALSDAGAHASEFGRLYCDLAAEATGASHRTTPADLVALMSAVVTGKLVGARWTAWATDLLGRQQDRLLTAVVPDGVRFGSKSGWVDGIRHDVAFVGEPGPDALVVAVCTRGYAEPDAVEAIRALGALAVSLAR; encoded by the coding sequence ATGGGTGTCACGGGCACGCACTCGGACGGGATCCCGGTCGTCGCGTACCAGGTCGCGCGGGCGGACGGCACGGTGCTGGCGTCGCGCGGCGCGGACGAGCCGTTCTACGCCGCGTCGACGGTCAAGCTCGCGGTCCTGGTCGCCGCCGCCCGCGCTCTCGAGTCGGGCAGGCTCGCGCTCGACCGGACGGTCGCCAGCCGGCACACGTTCACGTCGCAGGTCCCGGGAGCACCGGACTTCCGCATCGAGCCCGACGACCTCGACGAGGGCATGCCGCCGTCCGGCGCGCCGATGCGCCTGGCGGAGGTGCTCGAGCGGATGGTCGTCGTGTCGTCGAACGAGGCCACGAACATGGTGGTCGACCTCGTCGGCCTGCCCGAGGTGAACCGCGCGCTGTCCGACGCCGGCGCGCACGCGAGCGAGTTCGGCCGGCTGTACTGCGACCTCGCGGCCGAGGCCACGGGGGCGAGCCACCGCACGACGCCGGCCGACCTCGTCGCCCTGATGTCCGCCGTCGTGACCGGCAAGCTCGTGGGTGCGCGGTGGACCGCGTGGGCGACCGACCTCCTCGGCCGGCAGCAGGACCGGCTGCTCACCGCCGTCGTGCCCGACGGGGTGCGGTTCGGGTCGAAGTCGGGCTGGGTCGACGGCATCCGGCACGACGTCGCGTTCGTCGGCGAGCCGGGGCCGGACGCCCTCGTGGTCGCCGTGTGCACCCGCGGGTACGCCGAGCCCGACGCCGTCGAGGCCATCCGGGCGCTCGGTGCGCTCGCCGTCTCGCTCGCGCGTTGA